One genomic segment of Pongo abelii isolate AG06213 chromosome 13, NHGRI_mPonAbe1-v2.0_pri, whole genome shotgun sequence includes these proteins:
- the ZNF484 gene encoding zinc finger protein 484 isoform X7: MLENYFNLISVGCQVPKPEVIFSLEQEEPCMLDGEIPSQSLPDGDIGFGPLQQRMSEEVSFQSEININLFTRDDPYSILEELWKDDEHTRKCGEKQNKPLSHVAFINKKTLANDSIFEYKDIGEIVHVNTHLVSSRKRPHNCNSCGKNLEPIVTLYNRNNATENSDKTIGDGDIFTHMNSHTEVTACECNQYGKPLHHKQALIQHQKIHTRDSLYLFSDYVNVFSLKSHAFAHESICAEEKQHECHECEAVFTRKSQLDGSQRVYAGICTEYEKDFSLKSNHQKTPYEGNYYKCSDYGRAFIQKSDLFRCQRIHSGEKPYEYSECEKNLPQNSNLNIHKKIHTGGKHFECTECGKAFTRKSTLSMHQKIHTGEKPYVCTECGKAFIRKSHFITHERIHTGEKPYECSDCGKSFIKKSQLHVHQRIHTGENPFICSECGKVFTHKTNLIIHQKIHTGERPYICTVCGKAFTDRSNLIKHQKIHTGEKPYKCSDCGKSFTWKSRLRIHQKCHTGERHYECSECGKAFIQKSTLSMHQRIHRGEKPYVCTECGKAFFHKSHFITHERIHTGEKPYECSICGKSFTKKSQLHVHQQIHTGEKPYRCAECGKAFTDRSNLFTHQKIHTGEKPYKCSDCGKAFTRKSGLHIHQQSHTGERHYECSECGKAFARKSTLIMHQRIHTGEKPYICTECGKSFIQKSHLNRHRRIHTGEKPYECSDCGKSFIKKSQLHEHHRIHTGEKPYICAECGKAFTIRSNLIKHQKIHTKQKPYKCSDLGKALNWKPQLSMPQKSDTGEVECSTPQLWCGDSEGDQGQLSSI, translated from the exons ATGCTGGAAAACTATTTCAACTTGATCTCAGTGG GATGTCAAGTTCCCAAACCAGAAGTCATCTTCAGCTTGGAACAAGAAGAGCCATGTATGTTGGATGGTGAGATCCCCAGTCAGAGCCTTCCAG atgggGACATTGGTTTTGGACCTTTACAACAGAGGATGTCTGAAGAAGTTTCTTTCCAGTCTGAGATTAATATTAATCTCTTCACAAGAGATGACCCATATTCCATTTTAGAAGAATTGTGGAAAGACGATGAACACAcaagaaaatgtggagaaaagcaGAACAAACCTTTAAGTCATGTTGCCTTCATTAACAAGAAAACACTAGCTAATGACAGCATTTTTGAATATAAGGACATTGGGGAAATAGTTCATGTAAACACACACCTGGTTTCCTCAAGAAAAAGACCCCATAACTGTAACTCATGTGGAAAGAATTTGGAGCCTATCGTAACCTTATATAATAGAAACAATGCAACAGAAAATTCTGATAAGACTATTGGAGATGGTGATATTTTCACTCATATGAATTCTCATACAGAAGTGACTGCTTGTGAATGTAACCAATATGGGAAACCTCTGCATCATAAGCAAGCTCTCATTCAACATCAGAAAATTCATACTAGAGACAGCCTCTATTTGTTTTCTGACTATGTAAATGTTTTCTCCCTGAAGTCACATGCCTTTGCACATGAGAGTATTTGTGCTGAAGAAAAGCAGCATGAATGCCATGAATGTGAGGCAGTCTTCACTCGGAAGTCCCAGCTTGATGGCAGTCAGAGGGTTTATGCAGGAATATGCACTGAATATGAGAAGGATTTTTCCCTCAAGTCAAACCATCAGAAAACTCCTTATGAGGGGAATTACTATAAATGCAGTGACTATGGAAGAGCCTTTATCCAGAAGTCAGATCTGTTCAGATGCCAGAGAATTCATTCTGGAGAAAAACCTTATGAGTACAGTGAATGTGAGAAAAACCTCCCTCAGAATTCAAACCTTAATATACATAAAAAAATTCATACTGGAGGGAAACACTTTGAATGTACTGAATGTGGAAAAGCTTTCACAAGGAAATCAACACTAAGTATGCATCAGAAAATCCATACAGGAGAAAAACCCTATGTATGTACtgaatgtgggaaggcctttaTCCGGAAGTCACATTTTATCACACATgaaagaattcatactggagaaaaaccctatgaatgcaGTGACTGTGGGAAATCCTTTATTAAAAAATCACAACTCCATGTGCATCAGCGAATTCACACAGGAGAGAATCCCTTTATATGTTCAGAATGTGGGAAGGTCTTTACTCACAAGACAAATCTCATTATACACCAGAAAATTCATACAGGAGAAAGACCCTATATATGTACTGTATGTGGTAAGGCCTTTACTGACAGGTCAAATCTCATTAAGCACCaaaaaattcatactggagagaaaccttataaatGCAGCGACTGTGGAAAATCATTCACCTGGAAGTCACGGCTCAGGATACATCAGAAGTGTCATACTGGAGAGAGACATTATGAatgcagtgaatgtgggaaagcatTCATTCAGAAGTCAACACTAAGTATGCACCAGAGAATTCATAGAGGGGAAAAACCATATGTTTGCACTGAATGTGGTAAGGCCTTCTTCCACAAATCTCATTTTATTACACAtgagagaattcatactggagagaaaccctatgaatgcagTATTTGTGGGAAATCCTTCACTAAGAAATCACAGCTCCACGTACATCAGCAGattcacacaggagagaaaccctatagATGTGCCGAATGTGGAAAAGCTTTTACTGACAGATCAAATCTCTTTACACACCAgaaaattcacactggagagaaaccttataaatgtagtgactgtgggaaagccttcactAGGAAGTCAGGTCTCCATATACATCAGCAATCCCATACTGGAGAAAGGCATTATGagtgcagtgaatgtgggaaagcctttgcAAGAAAATCAACACTAATTAtgcatcagagaattcatacaggagagaaaccctatatTTGTACTGAATGTGGGAAATCCTTCATCCAGAAGTCACACTTAAATAGACAcaggagaattcatactggagagaaaccctatgaatgcagTGACTGTGGGAAGTCTTTCATTAAGAAATCACAACTCCATGAGCATCATCGAattcacacaggagagaaaccatATATATGTGCTGAGTGTGGAAAGGCCTTCACCATCAGATCAAATCTTATTAAACACCAGAAAATTCATACTAAACAGAAACCCTATAAGTGCAGTGACTTGGGGAAAGCCTTAAACTGGAAGCCACAACTCAGTATGCCTCAGAAATCTGACACTGGGGAAGTAGAGTGCTCCACGCCACAATTATGGTGTGGGGACTCAGAAGGTGACCAAGGCCAACTTTCTTCTATCTAG
- the ZNF484 gene encoding zinc finger protein 484 isoform X8 gives MSEEVSFQSEININLFTRDDPYSILEELWKDDEHTRKCGEKQNKPLSHVAFINKKTLANDSIFEYKDIGEIVHVNTHLVSSRKRPHNCNSCGKNLEPIVTLYNRNNATENSDKTIGDGDIFTHMNSHTEVTACECNQYGKPLHHKQALIQHQKIHTRDSLYLFSDYVNVFSLKSHAFAHESICAEEKQHECHECEAVFTRKSQLDGSQRVYAGICTEYEKDFSLKSNHQKTPYEGNYYKCSDYGRAFIQKSDLFRCQRIHSGEKPYEYSECEKNLPQNSNLNIHKKIHTGGKHFECTECGKAFTRKSTLSMHQKIHTGEKPYVCTECGKAFIRKSHFITHERIHTGEKPYECSDCGKSFIKKSQLHVHQRIHTGENPFICSECGKVFTHKTNLIIHQKIHTGERPYICTVCGKAFTDRSNLIKHQKIHTGEKPYKCSDCGKSFTWKSRLRIHQKCHTGERHYECSECGKAFIQKSTLSMHQRIHRGEKPYVCTECGKAFFHKSHFITHERIHTGEKPYECSICGKSFTKKSQLHVHQQIHTGEKPYRCAECGKAFTDRSNLFTHQKIHTGEKPYKCSDCGKAFTRKSGLHIHQQSHTGERHYECSECGKAFARKSTLIMHQRIHTGEKPYICTECGKSFIQKSHLNRHRRIHTGEKPYECSDCGKSFIKKSQLHEHHRIHTGEKPYICAECGKAFTIRSNLIKHQKIHTKQKPYKCSDLGKALNWKPQLSMPQKSDTGEVECSTPQLWCGDSEGDQGQLSSI, from the coding sequence ATGTCTGAAGAAGTTTCTTTCCAGTCTGAGATTAATATTAATCTCTTCACAAGAGATGACCCATATTCCATTTTAGAAGAATTGTGGAAAGACGATGAACACAcaagaaaatgtggagaaaagcaGAACAAACCTTTAAGTCATGTTGCCTTCATTAACAAGAAAACACTAGCTAATGACAGCATTTTTGAATATAAGGACATTGGGGAAATAGTTCATGTAAACACACACCTGGTTTCCTCAAGAAAAAGACCCCATAACTGTAACTCATGTGGAAAGAATTTGGAGCCTATCGTAACCTTATATAATAGAAACAATGCAACAGAAAATTCTGATAAGACTATTGGAGATGGTGATATTTTCACTCATATGAATTCTCATACAGAAGTGACTGCTTGTGAATGTAACCAATATGGGAAACCTCTGCATCATAAGCAAGCTCTCATTCAACATCAGAAAATTCATACTAGAGACAGCCTCTATTTGTTTTCTGACTATGTAAATGTTTTCTCCCTGAAGTCACATGCCTTTGCACATGAGAGTATTTGTGCTGAAGAAAAGCAGCATGAATGCCATGAATGTGAGGCAGTCTTCACTCGGAAGTCCCAGCTTGATGGCAGTCAGAGGGTTTATGCAGGAATATGCACTGAATATGAGAAGGATTTTTCCCTCAAGTCAAACCATCAGAAAACTCCTTATGAGGGGAATTACTATAAATGCAGTGACTATGGAAGAGCCTTTATCCAGAAGTCAGATCTGTTCAGATGCCAGAGAATTCATTCTGGAGAAAAACCTTATGAGTACAGTGAATGTGAGAAAAACCTCCCTCAGAATTCAAACCTTAATATACATAAAAAAATTCATACTGGAGGGAAACACTTTGAATGTACTGAATGTGGAAAAGCTTTCACAAGGAAATCAACACTAAGTATGCATCAGAAAATCCATACAGGAGAAAAACCCTATGTATGTACtgaatgtgggaaggcctttaTCCGGAAGTCACATTTTATCACACATgaaagaattcatactggagaaaaaccctatgaatgcaGTGACTGTGGGAAATCCTTTATTAAAAAATCACAACTCCATGTGCATCAGCGAATTCACACAGGAGAGAATCCCTTTATATGTTCAGAATGTGGGAAGGTCTTTACTCACAAGACAAATCTCATTATACACCAGAAAATTCATACAGGAGAAAGACCCTATATATGTACTGTATGTGGTAAGGCCTTTACTGACAGGTCAAATCTCATTAAGCACCaaaaaattcatactggagagaaaccttataaatGCAGCGACTGTGGAAAATCATTCACCTGGAAGTCACGGCTCAGGATACATCAGAAGTGTCATACTGGAGAGAGACATTATGAatgcagtgaatgtgggaaagcatTCATTCAGAAGTCAACACTAAGTATGCACCAGAGAATTCATAGAGGGGAAAAACCATATGTTTGCACTGAATGTGGTAAGGCCTTCTTCCACAAATCTCATTTTATTACACAtgagagaattcatactggagagaaaccctatgaatgcagTATTTGTGGGAAATCCTTCACTAAGAAATCACAGCTCCACGTACATCAGCAGattcacacaggagagaaaccctatagATGTGCCGAATGTGGAAAAGCTTTTACTGACAGATCAAATCTCTTTACACACCAgaaaattcacactggagagaaaccttataaatgtagtgactgtgggaaagccttcactAGGAAGTCAGGTCTCCATATACATCAGCAATCCCATACTGGAGAAAGGCATTATGagtgcagtgaatgtgggaaagcctttgcAAGAAAATCAACACTAATTAtgcatcagagaattcatacaggagagaaaccctatatTTGTACTGAATGTGGGAAATCCTTCATCCAGAAGTCACACTTAAATAGACAcaggagaattcatactggagagaaaccctatgaatgcagTGACTGTGGGAAGTCTTTCATTAAGAAATCACAACTCCATGAGCATCATCGAattcacacaggagagaaaccatATATATGTGCTGAGTGTGGAAAGGCCTTCACCATCAGATCAAATCTTATTAAACACCAGAAAATTCATACTAAACAGAAACCCTATAAGTGCAGTGACTTGGGGAAAGCCTTAAACTGGAAGCCACAACTCAGTATGCCTCAGAAATCTGACACTGGGGAAGTAGAGTGCTCCACGCCACAATTATGGTGTGGGGACTCAGAAGGTGACCAAGGCCAACTTTCTTCTATCTAG
- the ZNF484 gene encoding zinc finger protein 484 isoform X6, whose amino-acid sequence MLENYFNLISVGCQVPKPEVIFSLEQEEPCMLDGEIPSQSLPAPSGPAWSCPQKASLYGDIGFGPLQQRMSEEVSFQSEININLFTRDDPYSILEELWKDDEHTRKCGEKQNKPLSHVAFINKKTLANDSIFEYKDIGEIVHVNTHLVSSRKRPHNCNSCGKNLEPIVTLYNRNNATENSDKTIGDGDIFTHMNSHTEVTACECNQYGKPLHHKQALIQHQKIHTRDSLYLFSDYVNVFSLKSHAFAHESICAEEKQHECHECEAVFTRKSQLDGSQRVYAGICTEYEKDFSLKSNHQKTPYEGNYYKCSDYGRAFIQKSDLFRCQRIHSGEKPYEYSECEKNLPQNSNLNIHKKIHTGGKHFECTECGKAFTRKSTLSMHQKIHTGEKPYVCTECGKAFIRKSHFITHERIHTGEKPYECSDCGKSFIKKSQLHVHQRIHTGENPFICSECGKVFTHKTNLIIHQKIHTGERPYICTVCGKAFTDRSNLIKHQKIHTGEKPYKCSDCGKSFTWKSRLRIHQKCHTGERHYECSECGKAFIQKSTLSMHQRIHRGEKPYVCTECGKAFFHKSHFITHERIHTGEKPYECSICGKSFTKKSQLHVHQQIHTGEKPYRCAECGKAFTDRSNLFTHQKIHTGEKPYKCSDCGKAFTRKSGLHIHQQSHTGERHYECSECGKAFARKSTLIMHQRIHTGEKPYICTECGKSFIQKSHLNRHRRIHTGEKPYECSDCGKSFIKKSQLHEHHRIHTGEKPYICAECGKAFTIRSNLIKHQKIHTKQKPYKCSDLGKALNWKPQLSMPQKSDTGEVECSTPQLWCGDSEGDQGQLSSI is encoded by the exons ATGCTGGAAAACTATTTCAACTTGATCTCAGTGG GATGTCAAGTTCCCAAACCAGAAGTCATCTTCAGCTTGGAACAAGAAGAGCCATGTATGTTGGATGGTGAGATCCCCAGTCAGAGCCTTCCAG CCCCATCTGGACCTGCTTGGAGCTGTCCCCAGAAAGCCTCATTAT atgggGACATTGGTTTTGGACCTTTACAACAGAGGATGTCTGAAGAAGTTTCTTTCCAGTCTGAGATTAATATTAATCTCTTCACAAGAGATGACCCATATTCCATTTTAGAAGAATTGTGGAAAGACGATGAACACAcaagaaaatgtggagaaaagcaGAACAAACCTTTAAGTCATGTTGCCTTCATTAACAAGAAAACACTAGCTAATGACAGCATTTTTGAATATAAGGACATTGGGGAAATAGTTCATGTAAACACACACCTGGTTTCCTCAAGAAAAAGACCCCATAACTGTAACTCATGTGGAAAGAATTTGGAGCCTATCGTAACCTTATATAATAGAAACAATGCAACAGAAAATTCTGATAAGACTATTGGAGATGGTGATATTTTCACTCATATGAATTCTCATACAGAAGTGACTGCTTGTGAATGTAACCAATATGGGAAACCTCTGCATCATAAGCAAGCTCTCATTCAACATCAGAAAATTCATACTAGAGACAGCCTCTATTTGTTTTCTGACTATGTAAATGTTTTCTCCCTGAAGTCACATGCCTTTGCACATGAGAGTATTTGTGCTGAAGAAAAGCAGCATGAATGCCATGAATGTGAGGCAGTCTTCACTCGGAAGTCCCAGCTTGATGGCAGTCAGAGGGTTTATGCAGGAATATGCACTGAATATGAGAAGGATTTTTCCCTCAAGTCAAACCATCAGAAAACTCCTTATGAGGGGAATTACTATAAATGCAGTGACTATGGAAGAGCCTTTATCCAGAAGTCAGATCTGTTCAGATGCCAGAGAATTCATTCTGGAGAAAAACCTTATGAGTACAGTGAATGTGAGAAAAACCTCCCTCAGAATTCAAACCTTAATATACATAAAAAAATTCATACTGGAGGGAAACACTTTGAATGTACTGAATGTGGAAAAGCTTTCACAAGGAAATCAACACTAAGTATGCATCAGAAAATCCATACAGGAGAAAAACCCTATGTATGTACtgaatgtgggaaggcctttaTCCGGAAGTCACATTTTATCACACATgaaagaattcatactggagaaaaaccctatgaatgcaGTGACTGTGGGAAATCCTTTATTAAAAAATCACAACTCCATGTGCATCAGCGAATTCACACAGGAGAGAATCCCTTTATATGTTCAGAATGTGGGAAGGTCTTTACTCACAAGACAAATCTCATTATACACCAGAAAATTCATACAGGAGAAAGACCCTATATATGTACTGTATGTGGTAAGGCCTTTACTGACAGGTCAAATCTCATTAAGCACCaaaaaattcatactggagagaaaccttataaatGCAGCGACTGTGGAAAATCATTCACCTGGAAGTCACGGCTCAGGATACATCAGAAGTGTCATACTGGAGAGAGACATTATGAatgcagtgaatgtgggaaagcatTCATTCAGAAGTCAACACTAAGTATGCACCAGAGAATTCATAGAGGGGAAAAACCATATGTTTGCACTGAATGTGGTAAGGCCTTCTTCCACAAATCTCATTTTATTACACAtgagagaattcatactggagagaaaccctatgaatgcagTATTTGTGGGAAATCCTTCACTAAGAAATCACAGCTCCACGTACATCAGCAGattcacacaggagagaaaccctatagATGTGCCGAATGTGGAAAAGCTTTTACTGACAGATCAAATCTCTTTACACACCAgaaaattcacactggagagaaaccttataaatgtagtgactgtgggaaagccttcactAGGAAGTCAGGTCTCCATATACATCAGCAATCCCATACTGGAGAAAGGCATTATGagtgcagtgaatgtgggaaagcctttgcAAGAAAATCAACACTAATTAtgcatcagagaattcatacaggagagaaaccctatatTTGTACTGAATGTGGGAAATCCTTCATCCAGAAGTCACACTTAAATAGACAcaggagaattcatactggagagaaaccctatgaatgcagTGACTGTGGGAAGTCTTTCATTAAGAAATCACAACTCCATGAGCATCATCGAattcacacaggagagaaaccatATATATGTGCTGAGTGTGGAAAGGCCTTCACCATCAGATCAAATCTTATTAAACACCAGAAAATTCATACTAAACAGAAACCCTATAAGTGCAGTGACTTGGGGAAAGCCTTAAACTGGAAGCCACAACTCAGTATGCCTCAGAAATCTGACACTGGGGAAGTAGAGTGCTCCACGCCACAATTATGGTGTGGGGACTCAGAAGGTGACCAAGGCCAACTTTCTTCTATCTAG
- the ZNF484 gene encoding zinc finger protein 484 isoform X5, whose translation MSVVSPPESVSFKDVTVDFSRDEWQQLDLAQKSLYREVMLENYFNLISVGCQVPKPEVIFSLEQEEPCMLDGEIPSQSLPDGDIGFGPLQQRMSEEVSFQSEININLFTRDDPYSILEELWKDDEHTRKCGEKQNKPLSHVAFINKKTLANDSIFEYKDIGEIVHVNTHLVSSRKRPHNCNSCGKNLEPIVTLYNRNNATENSDKTIGDGDIFTHMNSHTEVTACECNQYGKPLHHKQALIQHQKIHTRDSLYLFSDYVNVFSLKSHAFAHESICAEEKQHECHECEAVFTRKSQLDGSQRVYAGICTEYEKDFSLKSNHQKTPYEGNYYKCSDYGRAFIQKSDLFRCQRIHSGEKPYEYSECEKNLPQNSNLNIHKKIHTGGKHFECTECGKAFTRKSTLSMHQKIHTGEKPYVCTECGKAFIRKSHFITHERIHTGEKPYECSDCGKSFIKKSQLHVHQRIHTGENPFICSECGKVFTHKTNLIIHQKIHTGERPYICTVCGKAFTDRSNLIKHQKIHTGEKPYKCSDCGKSFTWKSRLRIHQKCHTGERHYECSECGKAFIQKSTLSMHQRIHRGEKPYVCTECGKAFFHKSHFITHERIHTGEKPYECSICGKSFTKKSQLHVHQQIHTGEKPYRCAECGKAFTDRSNLFTHQKIHTGEKPYKCSDCGKAFTRKSGLHIHQQSHTGERHYECSECGKAFARKSTLIMHQRIHTGEKPYICTECGKSFIQKSHLNRHRRIHTGEKPYECSDCGKSFIKKSQLHEHHRIHTGEKPYICAECGKAFTIRSNLIKHQKIHTKQKPYKCSDLGKALNWKPQLSMPQKSDTGEVECSTPQLWCGDSEGDQGQLSSI comes from the exons gaatCAGTGTCATTCAAGGACGTAACTGTAGACTTTAGTAGGGATGAGTGGCAACAATTAGACCTTGCTCAGAAAAGCCTGTACAGAGAAGTGATGCTGGAAAACTATTTCAACTTGATCTCAGTGG GATGTCAAGTTCCCAAACCAGAAGTCATCTTCAGCTTGGAACAAGAAGAGCCATGTATGTTGGATGGTGAGATCCCCAGTCAGAGCCTTCCAG atgggGACATTGGTTTTGGACCTTTACAACAGAGGATGTCTGAAGAAGTTTCTTTCCAGTCTGAGATTAATATTAATCTCTTCACAAGAGATGACCCATATTCCATTTTAGAAGAATTGTGGAAAGACGATGAACACAcaagaaaatgtggagaaaagcaGAACAAACCTTTAAGTCATGTTGCCTTCATTAACAAGAAAACACTAGCTAATGACAGCATTTTTGAATATAAGGACATTGGGGAAATAGTTCATGTAAACACACACCTGGTTTCCTCAAGAAAAAGACCCCATAACTGTAACTCATGTGGAAAGAATTTGGAGCCTATCGTAACCTTATATAATAGAAACAATGCAACAGAAAATTCTGATAAGACTATTGGAGATGGTGATATTTTCACTCATATGAATTCTCATACAGAAGTGACTGCTTGTGAATGTAACCAATATGGGAAACCTCTGCATCATAAGCAAGCTCTCATTCAACATCAGAAAATTCATACTAGAGACAGCCTCTATTTGTTTTCTGACTATGTAAATGTTTTCTCCCTGAAGTCACATGCCTTTGCACATGAGAGTATTTGTGCTGAAGAAAAGCAGCATGAATGCCATGAATGTGAGGCAGTCTTCACTCGGAAGTCCCAGCTTGATGGCAGTCAGAGGGTTTATGCAGGAATATGCACTGAATATGAGAAGGATTTTTCCCTCAAGTCAAACCATCAGAAAACTCCTTATGAGGGGAATTACTATAAATGCAGTGACTATGGAAGAGCCTTTATCCAGAAGTCAGATCTGTTCAGATGCCAGAGAATTCATTCTGGAGAAAAACCTTATGAGTACAGTGAATGTGAGAAAAACCTCCCTCAGAATTCAAACCTTAATATACATAAAAAAATTCATACTGGAGGGAAACACTTTGAATGTACTGAATGTGGAAAAGCTTTCACAAGGAAATCAACACTAAGTATGCATCAGAAAATCCATACAGGAGAAAAACCCTATGTATGTACtgaatgtgggaaggcctttaTCCGGAAGTCACATTTTATCACACATgaaagaattcatactggagaaaaaccctatgaatgcaGTGACTGTGGGAAATCCTTTATTAAAAAATCACAACTCCATGTGCATCAGCGAATTCACACAGGAGAGAATCCCTTTATATGTTCAGAATGTGGGAAGGTCTTTACTCACAAGACAAATCTCATTATACACCAGAAAATTCATACAGGAGAAAGACCCTATATATGTACTGTATGTGGTAAGGCCTTTACTGACAGGTCAAATCTCATTAAGCACCaaaaaattcatactggagagaaaccttataaatGCAGCGACTGTGGAAAATCATTCACCTGGAAGTCACGGCTCAGGATACATCAGAAGTGTCATACTGGAGAGAGACATTATGAatgcagtgaatgtgggaaagcatTCATTCAGAAGTCAACACTAAGTATGCACCAGAGAATTCATAGAGGGGAAAAACCATATGTTTGCACTGAATGTGGTAAGGCCTTCTTCCACAAATCTCATTTTATTACACAtgagagaattcatactggagagaaaccctatgaatgcagTATTTGTGGGAAATCCTTCACTAAGAAATCACAGCTCCACGTACATCAGCAGattcacacaggagagaaaccctatagATGTGCCGAATGTGGAAAAGCTTTTACTGACAGATCAAATCTCTTTACACACCAgaaaattcacactggagagaaaccttataaatgtagtgactgtgggaaagccttcactAGGAAGTCAGGTCTCCATATACATCAGCAATCCCATACTGGAGAAAGGCATTATGagtgcagtgaatgtgggaaagcctttgcAAGAAAATCAACACTAATTAtgcatcagagaattcatacaggagagaaaccctatatTTGTACTGAATGTGGGAAATCCTTCATCCAGAAGTCACACTTAAATAGACAcaggagaattcatactggagagaaaccctatgaatgcagTGACTGTGGGAAGTCTTTCATTAAGAAATCACAACTCCATGAGCATCATCGAattcacacaggagagaaaccatATATATGTGCTGAGTGTGGAAAGGCCTTCACCATCAGATCAAATCTTATTAAACACCAGAAAATTCATACTAAACAGAAACCCTATAAGTGCAGTGACTTGGGGAAAGCCTTAAACTGGAAGCCACAACTCAGTATGCCTCAGAAATCTGACACTGGGGAAGTAGAGTGCTCCACGCCACAATTATGGTGTGGGGACTCAGAAGGTGACCAAGGCCAACTTTCTTCTATCTAG